The following are encoded in a window of Amycolatopsis lexingtonensis genomic DNA:
- a CDS encoding Ku protein encodes MRAVWTGTIGFGSYAVPVKAYSATEEREIPLHQVHETDGGRVRVKRVCEVDGEEVPPAEMVRGYPVPGGDVVLLSDHELASLPMPSRTIAIRGFAPLADVDPIWFARSYYLEPEPAGTKPYVLFSEALQQSGRIALVTVALRRRETLGALRVRDQVIVLETMLWPGEVREPDFPFRHADVDIRPGELRRAVNLIEELTGDFDPGRVPDRYREALQALIQAKIDGAEVVQPTAAEQADGVTRLLAALQETAAEAQPAAAVVKAKAAASRAAKARTTAKRAAGRGRAKTS; translated from the coding sequence ATGCGGGCGGTCTGGACGGGCACGATCGGGTTCGGGAGTTACGCCGTTCCGGTGAAGGCGTACAGCGCGACGGAAGAGCGTGAGATCCCGCTCCACCAGGTCCACGAAACCGACGGCGGCCGCGTCCGGGTCAAGCGCGTGTGCGAGGTCGACGGCGAAGAGGTCCCGCCGGCGGAGATGGTCCGCGGCTACCCCGTCCCGGGCGGTGATGTCGTCCTGCTGTCCGACCACGAGCTGGCGTCGCTCCCGATGCCCTCGCGCACGATCGCCATCCGCGGTTTCGCCCCGCTCGCCGACGTCGACCCGATCTGGTTCGCGCGCAGCTACTACCTCGAACCCGAGCCGGCGGGCACGAAGCCGTACGTGCTGTTCAGTGAGGCGCTGCAGCAGTCGGGGCGGATCGCGCTGGTGACGGTCGCGCTCCGCCGCCGCGAAACGCTCGGCGCCCTGCGCGTGCGCGACCAGGTGATCGTGCTCGAAACCATGCTGTGGCCCGGCGAGGTGCGCGAACCCGACTTCCCGTTCCGGCACGCCGACGTCGACATCCGCCCGGGCGAGCTGCGCCGCGCGGTGAACCTCATCGAGGAGCTGACCGGCGACTTCGACCCCGGTCGCGTACCCGACCGTTACCGCGAGGCGCTCCAAGCGTTGATCCAGGCGAAGATCGACGGCGCCGAGGTCGTCCAGCCGACGGCCGCCGAGCAGGCGGACGGCGTCACCCGCCTGCTGGCGGCGCTGCAGGAGACCGCCGCGGAGGCCCAACCCGCCGCGGCCGTCGTGAAGGCCAAGGCCGCCGCGTCCAGGGCGGCGAAGGCGCGTACAACGGCGAAGCGGGCCGCGGGCCGAGGGCGCGCGAAGACGTCTTGA
- a CDS encoding TetR/AcrR family transcriptional regulator yields the protein MSRVKEFDVDEACDAALTLFRRQGYEATSVSDLVAHVGVAKASLYATFGSKHDFYVTALKRYADRTDARVLAELSSPGSGVAAVRRLFDGYLAEILGDETKMGCFVVNSAVELLPHDTEVARLVERSWDTLEVALTMALERAKAQGELAGGSEPAALARFLLTVLQGLRVLGKGTDAARRLDAAVSQAMRLIQD from the coding sequence ATGTCCCGGGTCAAGGAGTTCGACGTCGACGAAGCCTGCGACGCCGCGCTCACGCTCTTCCGGCGGCAGGGGTACGAGGCGACGTCGGTCAGCGACCTCGTCGCGCACGTCGGTGTCGCCAAGGCCAGCCTGTACGCCACCTTCGGCTCGAAGCACGACTTCTACGTGACGGCGTTGAAGCGCTACGCGGACCGGACCGACGCGCGCGTGCTGGCCGAGCTGTCGAGCCCGGGCTCCGGCGTGGCCGCCGTCCGGCGGCTGTTCGACGGCTACCTGGCGGAAATCCTCGGCGACGAGACGAAGATGGGCTGCTTCGTCGTCAACTCGGCGGTCGAGCTGCTCCCCCACGACACCGAGGTCGCGCGGCTGGTGGAACGCAGCTGGGACACCCTCGAAGTCGCGCTGACCATGGCGTTGGAGCGCGCCAAGGCGCAGGGCGAACTCGCCGGCGGCAGCGAGCCGGCGGCCTTGGCGCGCTTCCTGCTCACCGTGCTCCAGGGCCTGCGGGTCCTGGGCAAGGGCACGGACGCGGCACGCCGGCTGGACGCGGCCGTTTCGCAGGCGATGCGGCTTATTCAAGACTGA
- a CDS encoding glucose 1-dehydrogenase, whose protein sequence is MGARFAGKVVLVTGGSSGIGRETARAFAAEGATVVVAGRDEQRLAAAVKEIGGDAVTVDVTDSADVARMVGTVVARHGGLHVAVNNAGILGSPAPAADIDEDGFGAVLATNVTGTWLCLKHEVAHMRAHGGGAIVNISSNIGAHGRLPNMAAYAASKAAVSALTRTAARDHIAEGVRINAVSPGATDTEMSRRPGETDADRAERLKGAIPLGRVGATAEVAAAVLWLASEEAAFTVGHDLVVDGGATA, encoded by the coding sequence ATGGGGGCACGTTTCGCGGGCAAGGTCGTCCTGGTGACAGGCGGCAGCTCGGGCATCGGGCGGGAGACGGCGCGGGCGTTCGCGGCCGAAGGCGCGACGGTGGTCGTCGCCGGGCGCGACGAGCAACGGCTCGCGGCCGCGGTGAAGGAGATCGGCGGGGACGCCGTCACGGTGGACGTCACGGACTCGGCGGACGTGGCGCGGATGGTCGGGACGGTCGTCGCGCGGCACGGCGGGCTGCACGTCGCGGTCAACAACGCGGGCATCCTCGGCTCGCCGGCGCCGGCGGCGGACATCGACGAGGACGGGTTCGGCGCGGTGCTGGCCACGAACGTCACCGGGACGTGGCTGTGCCTCAAGCACGAAGTCGCGCACATGCGGGCGCACGGCGGCGGCGCGATCGTCAACATCTCGTCCAACATCGGCGCGCACGGGCGGCTGCCGAACATGGCGGCCTACGCGGCGTCGAAGGCCGCGGTGAGCGCGCTGACCCGCACGGCGGCGCGCGACCACATCGCCGAGGGCGTCCGCATCAACGCGGTCAGCCCGGGCGCGACCGACACCGAAATGTCGCGGCGCCCCGGCGAGACGGACGCCGATCGCGCCGAGCGGCTCAAGGGCGCGATTCCGCTGGGCCGGGTGGGTGCCACCGCCGAGGTGGCGGCCGCGGTGCTGTGGCTCGCTTCGGAGGAAGCCGCCTTCACCGTGGGGCACGACCTGGTGGTCGACGGCGGCGCGACCGCCTGA